A genomic stretch from Helianthus annuus cultivar XRQ/B chromosome 1, HanXRQr2.0-SUNRISE, whole genome shotgun sequence includes:
- the LOC110874462 gene encoding glycine-rich protein A3 — translation MSGEEHHNTQDKGLLSNIGHAAAGYAQNHQQHGGAYPPQQGYPPQGYPPQHGYPPQGYPPQQGYPPQGYPPQQGYPPQGYPPQQGHSAPHSSGGHGVTTMLAGGAAAAAAAYGAHQLTSSHGHGGHKVSHGTHNMIPGMGHFSGGKHGKHGGGKFKAGKHGKGGKHGKFGKGKGKGKFSGFKKWK, via the exons ATGAGCGGAGAAGAACATCATAACACTCAGGACAAAGGGCTTCTCTCTAATATAGGACATGCTGCTGCTGGATACGCACAGAACCATCAACAGCATGGTGGAGCGTACCCTCCACAACAAGGGTATCCCCCGCAAGGATACCCACCTCAACATGGGTATCCCCCTCAAGGATACCCTCCACAACAAGGGTATCCCCCTCAAGGATACCCACCGCAACAAGGGTATCCCCCCCAAGGATACCCACCACAACAAGGGCACTCTGCTCCACATAGTTCTGGAG GACATGGCGTTACAACCATGCTAGCTGGAGGTGCAGCAGCAGCTGCAGCCGCATACGGGGCCCACCAGCTAACATCGTCACATGGGCATGGAGGCCATAAAGTATCACATGGAACCCATAACATGATTCCAGGCATGGGACATTTCAGTGGTGGCAAACATGGTAAGCATGGTGGCGGCAAGTTCAAGGCGGGTAAGCATGGCAAAGGTGGGAAGCATGGGAAGTTTGGCAAGGGTAAGGGCAAGGGCAAGTTCTCAGGGTTCAAGAAATGGAAGTAA
- the LOC110929312 gene encoding 3-beta-hydroxylase — MMLKMRKIIAAKATSFQAFLPPSPPKLPLIGNLHQLGLSIQAALHSLAQTYGPVMLLHFGTVPVVVTSSVEAFREIMKTQDIIFANKPVTKILTKLAFDGKDITFAAYGEHWRQVKSISVLHLLSNKRVQSYRQVREEEVVHMIKTIQGANGSVIDLSDIVTTLTNSVISRVAMGRRFEHLKIKHLLDRFMDLVGRFSFVTYIPSLSWIDILTGFDRKTNELIKEVNEFCEDVIREHENKKQSGDQDQDLVDILLEIQRDNSSGYHLERDVMKAVLFDMFVGGTDTTFTPIDWAINELLQNPRVMKELQQEVHKIGQGSSMIPEDDLDKMPYLKAVLKESLRLHPPAPILGPRAPTKDVKLHGYDIPSGTRVMMNIWAVSRDPSIWEEPEKFRPERFLNTTIDYKGFDFEFVPFGAGRRGCPGINFSMVLNEFALANLVYKFDFALLPGEGVDMTETLGLTIHLPFLDDFVPLAPLDVCCVRNELKGRNFSVHLV, encoded by the exons ATGATGTTGAAGATGAGAAAAATAATTGCCGCAAAAGCCACTTCTTTTCAGGCTTTCCTTCCACCATCCCCACCAAAGTTACCACTAATTGGAAACCTCCACCAGTTAGGCTTGAGTATTCAAGCTGCCCTTCACTCCCTGGCTCAAACCTATGGTCCAGTTATGTTGCTTCATTTTGGCACCGTGCCTGTAGTTGTAACATCATCTGTTGAAGCATTTAGGGAGATTATGAAAACCCAAGATATAATATTTGCAAACAAACCAGTTACAAAGATTCTTACTAAACTTGCTTTTGACGGTAAAGACATAACTTTTGCCGCATATGGAGAGCACTGGAGGCAGGTGAAAAGCATTTCCGTACTACATCTTTTAAGCAACAAAAGGGTTCAGTCGTATCGACAGGTGAGAGAGGAAGAGGTTGTTCATATGATCAAAACAATTCAAGGAGCCAATGGATCCGTTATTGATTTAAGCGATATAGTTACTACACTTACAAACAGTGTGATCTCTAGGGTGGCTATGGGGAGAAGATTTGAACATTTGAAGATTAAGCACTTACTAGATCGGTTTATGGATTTGGTGGGACGTTTTTCTTTCGTGACTTATATTCCGTCGCTAAGCTGGATCGATATATTGACTGGATTTGATCGAAAAACTAATGAACTTATTAAAGAAGTTAATGAGTTTTGTGAAGATGTAATCCGTGAACATGAAAACAAGAAACAGTCTGGTGACCAAGACCAAGATCTTGTTGATATTTTATTAGAAATTCAAAGAGATAACTCGTCGGGTTATCATCTTGAAAGAGACGTGATGAAGGCTGTCCTCTTC GACATGTTTGTTGGTGGCACTGATACAACATTCACACCCATAGACTGGGCGATTAATGAGCTATTACAAAACCCACGTGTTATGAAAGAATTGCAACAAGAGGTACACAAAATAGGACAAGGAAGCTCAATGATCCCCGAAGACGACCTAGACAAAATGCCTTACCTAAAAGCGGTCCTTAAAGAATCCTTACGACTACATCCTCCAGCTCCAATACTTGGTCCTCGTGCACCAACTAAAGACGTCAAACTACATGGTTACGATATCCCATCAGGTACACGAGTGATGATGAACATTTGGGCGGTATCGAGAGATCCATCTATATGGGAAGAACCTGAAAAGTTTAGACCAGAGAGGTTCTTGAACACCACAATCGATTATAAAGGTTTTGATTTCGAGTTCGTACCGTTTGGTGCTGGACGACGAGGATGTCCTGGTATTAATTTTTCAATGGTTCTTAACGAGTTTGCTTTGGCAAATTTAGTGTATAAGTTTGACTTTGCATTGTTACCTGGAGAGGGTGTGGACATGACTGAAACACTTGGTTTAACCATTCATTTGCCCTTCTTGGATGATTTCGTTCCTTTGGCCCCTTTGGACGTGTGCTGTGTCCGAAACGAgctcaaaggaagaaacttctccgtcCACCTGGTGTGA